The following proteins are encoded in a genomic region of Flammeovirga pectinis:
- a CDS encoding enoyl-CoA hydratase-related protein, translating to MDYQNLLLEKNDGLLIITINRESKLNALNSKTLGELKEAFQIAYDDDSVRAVIITGKGQKAFVAGADISELKDLNELNARKFSEEGQEIFNGIENCTKPVIAAVNGFALGGGCELALACHIRIASVNAKFGLPEVTLGIIPGYGGTQRLPLLVGKGIANEMILTGEMITAERAQIMNLVNLVVSQEDLLPKAIEMAKKILNKAPIAVSHVIDCINASHSSKNGYQTEANAFSSAIKTEDFIEGTAAFLEKRKPNFQGK from the coding sequence ATGGTTTGCTTATTATTACAATTAATAGAGAAAGCAAACTTAATGCATTAAACTCAAAAACTTTAGGAGAGCTAAAAGAAGCTTTTCAAATAGCATATGATGACGATAGTGTAAGAGCTGTAATTATTACAGGGAAGGGGCAAAAAGCATTTGTTGCTGGCGCTGATATTTCTGAACTAAAAGATTTAAACGAATTAAATGCTAGAAAATTTTCTGAAGAAGGTCAAGAGATCTTTAACGGAATTGAAAACTGTACAAAACCTGTTATTGCAGCCGTTAATGGTTTTGCTTTGGGAGGGGGATGTGAGTTAGCATTAGCTTGTCATATTAGAATTGCATCTGTGAATGCTAAGTTTGGTTTACCAGAAGTAACATTAGGAATTATTCCTGGTTATGGAGGAACACAAAGACTTCCATTACTAGTTGGTAAAGGTATAGCTAACGAAATGATTTTAACTGGTGAAATGATAACAGCCGAACGTGCTCAAATTATGAACCTTGTTAATTTAGTTGTATCACAAGAAGATTTATTGCCGAAAGCAATTGAAATGGCTAAGAAAATTTTAAATAAGGCTCCAATTGCTGTTTCGCATGTTATAGATTGTATTAATGCTTCTCATTCTAGTAAAAATGGATATCAAACTGAAGCTAACGCATTCTCTAGTGCTATAAAAACAGAAGATTTTATAGAAGGCACTGCTGCATTTTTAGAAAAAAGAAAACCTAATTTCCAAGGGAAATAA
- a CDS encoding lipopolysaccharide biosynthesis protein has protein sequence MFKKLLSDTVIYGLTTMLMKLINYLLVPLHTEVFTPDSFGIVSYFYAYAVLFNIIYTYGMETTYFRFATKKDDGGQAFNYIQTSLLLTSILFSSLLWLFAPHISDLLGYANSEIYVRFFALLFAIDTMLVIPFANLRILGKAKRFASLKLTEALLTYALNYFFLVSCKEIYANGQEGILTDLVRQFYDPNFGLGYTFLANLITKAGIMLLLLDKFLEIKLRWSWSKMQPYLKYGFPLVFSGIAFAINEVSDRQLLKLLLPDDFYSFGGADYAIGIYSANYKLSIFITLAVTAYKYAAEPFFFATADSKDSPKVFANVMYYFVIVLMMMVLVVVANLSWIAPIFIRSSSYLVGLPVVPILLMANVFLGMYYNLSVWFKVTDQTKYGAYISFVGAVITIGLNTLLIPIIGFYGSAIATLSCYFTMMVLAYVLGQKYYPIPYNIKMISFYIVLTGIFVLLITFLKFDSFAENFIVHNSIFAIFLLIIAFVERKFIKQTANSIKNKLLKK, from the coding sequence ATGTTTAAAAAATTATTATCAGATACAGTTATTTATGGGCTAACAACAATGCTCATGAAGCTGATTAATTACCTGCTTGTACCTTTACATACTGAGGTTTTTACTCCAGATAGTTTTGGTATCGTGTCTTATTTTTATGCTTATGCTGTTCTTTTCAATATCATATACACTTATGGTATGGAAACAACTTATTTTAGGTTTGCAACAAAGAAAGATGATGGAGGACAGGCATTTAATTATATTCAAACTTCCTTACTGTTAACTTCAATATTATTCTCCTCATTATTATGGCTTTTTGCACCTCATATTTCTGATTTATTAGGTTATGCTAATAGTGAAATATATGTAAGGTTCTTTGCTTTGTTATTTGCAATAGATACAATGCTAGTTATCCCTTTTGCTAATCTAAGAATATTAGGGAAGGCAAAAAGGTTCGCATCATTAAAGCTTACTGAGGCACTTTTAACTTATGCTTTAAATTATTTCTTTTTAGTAAGTTGTAAAGAGATTTATGCTAACGGTCAAGAAGGAATATTAACCGATTTAGTAAGACAGTTTTATGATCCTAATTTTGGTTTAGGGTATACTTTTTTAGCTAATTTAATTACTAAGGCTGGAATTATGCTTTTACTTCTAGATAAATTCCTTGAGATTAAATTGAGGTGGTCGTGGAGTAAAATGCAACCTTATTTAAAGTATGGTTTTCCGCTTGTTTTTTCAGGTATCGCATTTGCAATTAATGAAGTATCTGATAGGCAATTATTAAAACTTCTATTACCAGATGACTTTTATAGTTTTGGAGGAGCAGACTATGCAATAGGTATTTACTCTGCCAATTATAAGTTGTCTATTTTTATAACTTTAGCAGTTACGGCTTATAAATACGCAGCAGAACCTTTCTTTTTTGCCACAGCCGATTCAAAAGACTCCCCAAAGGTATTCGCTAATGTAATGTACTATTTTGTTATTGTATTAATGATGATGGTTCTTGTTGTAGTAGCGAATTTATCATGGATTGCTCCAATTTTCATCAGAAGCTCATCTTATTTAGTAGGCTTGCCAGTAGTGCCGATTTTATTGATGGCTAATGTCTTTTTGGGGATGTATTATAATTTATCTGTTTGGTTTAAAGTTACTGATCAAACTAAATATGGTGCTTACATAAGTTTTGTTGGTGCAGTAATAACAATAGGCCTTAATACTTTATTAATTCCTATTATTGGGTTTTATGGCTCTGCAATAGCTACACTGAGTTGTTATTTTACAATGATGGTTTTAGCTTATGTATTAGGGCAAAAATATTATCCTATACCTTATAATATAAAAATGATCTCTTTTTATATTGTATTAACAGGGATATTCGTACTTTTGATCACATTTTTAAAATTTGATTCATTTGCTGAGAATTTTATAGTCCATAATTCAATTTTCGCCATATTCTTGCTCATAATTGCTTTTGTAGAAAGAAAATTCATCAAGCAAACGGCAAACTCAATAAAAAACAAACTTTTAAAGAAATAA
- the dut gene encoding dUTP diphosphatase has protein sequence MKIKVINNGHHALPKYETELSAGLDLRAVLQESITLSPLERKLIPTGLHIELPQGYEAQVRPRSGLAYKYGLTVLNSPGTVDADYRGEIKVLLVNLSNEAFEVKDGERIAQLIVAKHEVVEWVPSEELSNTERGAGGYGSTGKK, from the coding sequence ATGAAAATAAAAGTAATAAATAACGGACATCACGCTTTACCTAAATACGAGACTGAATTGTCTGCAGGTTTAGATTTAAGAGCTGTCCTTCAAGAATCGATCACTTTATCACCTCTTGAAAGAAAATTAATTCCAACTGGTTTACATATAGAACTTCCTCAAGGATATGAAGCGCAAGTTCGCCCTAGAAGTGGTCTTGCCTACAAATATGGCTTAACAGTTTTAAATTCCCCAGGTACTGTTGATGCAGATTATAGAGGTGAGATTAAAGTATTATTAGTAAATCTTTCTAACGAAGCATTTGAAGTTAAAGATGGAGAGAGAATTGCTCAATTAATTGTTGCAAAACATGAGGTAGTTGAGTGGGTTCCTTCAGAAGAGCTATCAAATACAGAAAGAGGAGCTGGCGGTTACGGAAGTACTGGTAAGAAATAA
- a CDS encoding sugar nucleotidyltransferase yields the protein MKIIVPMAGRGSRLRPHTLTTPKPLVKIAGKPIVHRLVEDLASMSDEVLEEIAFVIGDFGDTVVKELLEIAESLGTKGTIYYQEEPLGTAHAILCAADSMEGNIIVAFADTLFKADFSIDKFEDGIIYTQKVEDPSAFGVVKLNSEGVITDFVEKPEEFVSDQAIIGIYYFKEGERLRDELQYLVDQNIMNDGEYQLTGALENLKAKGARLKPGTVEEWLDCGNKDAIVNTNQRYLTYIQEQELVHDSAQLDNVVLVSPVYVGKNVKISNAVVGPYVSVGDNTIIENSVVQNSIVQEDSDIRRVNIENSVVGNHVVYRGRAKDLSIGDFTSVKE from the coding sequence ATGAAAATCATTGTCCCAATGGCAGGTCGTGGATCTAGATTAAGACCACACACATTAACAACTCCTAAACCTCTAGTTAAAATTGCAGGTAAACCAATCGTTCATCGTTTAGTAGAAGATTTAGCTTCTATGTCTGACGAGGTTCTTGAGGAAATTGCATTTGTTATTGGTGATTTTGGCGATACTGTAGTTAAAGAACTATTAGAAATTGCTGAATCTTTAGGAACAAAAGGAACTATATATTATCAAGAAGAACCACTTGGAACTGCACATGCTATTTTGTGTGCTGCAGATAGTATGGAAGGTAACATCATTGTTGCTTTTGCTGATACTTTATTCAAAGCGGATTTTTCAATTGATAAATTCGAAGATGGTATTATCTATACTCAAAAAGTAGAAGACCCATCAGCATTTGGTGTTGTAAAATTAAATTCAGAAGGTGTAATCACAGATTTTGTTGAAAAACCTGAAGAATTTGTTTCTGACCAAGCAATTATTGGTATCTACTACTTCAAAGAAGGAGAACGTCTACGTGATGAACTTCAATATTTAGTAGATCAGAATATCATGAACGATGGTGAATATCAGTTAACTGGTGCTTTAGAAAATTTAAAAGCAAAAGGAGCTAGATTAAAACCTGGTACTGTAGAAGAGTGGTTAGATTGTGGAAATAAAGACGCAATTGTAAATACTAACCAACGTTACCTTACCTATATTCAAGAACAAGAACTTGTTCACGATTCAGCACAACTAGACAATGTTGTTTTAGTTAGTCCTGTATATGTTGGTAAAAACGTAAAAATTAGCAATGCTGTTGTTGGACCTTACGTTTCTGTAGGTGATAACACTATTATTGAAAACTCTGTAGTTCAAAATTCTATTGTTCAAGAAGACTCTGATATTCGTAGAGTTAATATCGAAAATTCTGTTGTAGGTAACCACGTTGTTTACAGAGGAAGAGCAAAAGATTTAAGTATTGGTGATTTTACTTCTGTGAAAGAATAA
- a CDS encoding tetratricopeptide repeat protein, giving the protein MSKNFVSVRAVIFMIILSFFAFDNNTFAQRKKKKKKKKEKDIPVVSIEEPSKKEKRKSEELFVYAVNEYLLEEYEQSLQLLEKCNDLTPKNDGVKYQTALCYQKLEQYQRSQQFAKRALELDPENQYYYKLVAQNYEVLGLFKDALQVLHKQIEVTGDDEEAYFQIAMLYLQMGSPRNAIEFFDIGEEKYGINDVIVRQKQRIYIRLGDLDAALAEGNKLIEAYPDDLEFKYSQVRLLLGNNRTDEAVEMLTPILKNYPNEGEGHFLLATIYRNQGESEKYYEELKIAFASEDLLSDEKFNILAGYLQFTYNEKKRLEGEELILIALKAHPNDAKILAIYGDFQVSLKKFDDARKFYLQSLNKNPDNFKVWQQVLSIDWELQETDSVISHSDLALEYFPNQAILYFYNGSSKLFKKEYEEAEVMLNQGLQVVVDPSLKVQFNAQLGDTYYKLDEYKKAFAKYEEVLKVDPMNIYVLNNYSYFLSLRKENLSKAEEMSHQTVLAEPENDTYLDTYGWVLFVAGKYKEASDVLSKAASITKSGTVVEHYGDVLFKLDEVDKAVEQWKKAKEMGGDDLSDSLDKKIKNKKYYE; this is encoded by the coding sequence ATGAGCAAAAACTTTGTTAGTGTCCGTGCGGTAATTTTTATGATAATCTTAAGCTTTTTTGCTTTCGATAATAATACTTTCGCACAACGTAAGAAGAAGAAAAAAAAGAAAAAAGAAAAAGATATTCCAGTAGTGAGTATCGAAGAACCTTCTAAAAAAGAAAAAAGAAAATCTGAAGAGTTATTTGTTTATGCAGTAAATGAATACTTATTAGAGGAATATGAGCAGTCTTTGCAGTTACTTGAAAAATGTAATGATTTGACTCCTAAAAATGATGGTGTAAAATACCAAACGGCTCTGTGTTATCAGAAGCTAGAACAATACCAAAGGTCTCAGCAATTTGCCAAGAGAGCTTTAGAACTTGATCCTGAGAATCAATATTATTATAAACTGGTAGCTCAAAATTACGAAGTACTAGGTTTATTTAAAGATGCACTTCAGGTGTTGCATAAACAGATAGAAGTAACGGGAGATGATGAAGAAGCCTATTTTCAAATAGCAATGCTTTATCTTCAAATGGGCTCACCTAGAAATGCTATTGAGTTCTTTGATATTGGCGAGGAGAAATATGGTATTAATGATGTGATCGTTAGACAAAAGCAACGTATTTATATCAGATTAGGTGATTTAGATGCTGCTTTAGCAGAAGGAAACAAATTAATAGAAGCGTATCCTGATGATCTTGAATTTAAATATTCTCAAGTAAGATTATTACTTGGCAATAATAGGACAGACGAAGCTGTTGAAATGCTTACACCCATTTTAAAGAACTATCCAAATGAAGGAGAAGGACATTTTCTTTTAGCTACTATTTATAGAAACCAAGGAGAGTCTGAAAAGTATTACGAGGAATTAAAAATAGCTTTTGCTAGTGAAGATCTTTTATCTGATGAGAAATTTAATATTCTTGCTGGATATTTACAGTTTACTTATAATGAAAAGAAACGTCTTGAAGGAGAAGAATTAATTCTTATTGCTTTAAAAGCTCACCCAAATGATGCAAAAATATTAGCTATATACGGAGATTTCCAGGTGTCGCTCAAAAAGTTTGATGATGCTCGTAAATTTTATCTTCAATCATTAAATAAAAATCCAGATAATTTTAAAGTTTGGCAGCAAGTATTATCAATTGATTGGGAACTCCAAGAAACAGATTCAGTTATTTCACATTCTGATTTAGCTCTTGAGTATTTTCCTAACCAAGCAATTTTATATTTTTATAATGGCTCATCAAAGTTATTTAAAAAAGAATATGAAGAGGCAGAAGTTATGTTGAACCAAGGTTTACAAGTTGTAGTTGATCCTAGTCTTAAAGTACAGTTCAATGCTCAGTTAGGAGATACTTATTATAAATTAGATGAATACAAGAAAGCCTTTGCTAAATACGAAGAAGTATTAAAGGTTGATCCAATGAATATCTATGTATTAAATAATTACAGCTATTTCTTATCTCTCAGAAAAGAAAATTTAAGCAAAGCTGAAGAGATGTCACATCAAACAGTTTTAGCAGAGCCTGAAAATGATACTTATCTTGATACGTATGGATGGGTTTTATTTGTAGCAGGTAAATATAAAGAAGCAAGTGATGTACTTTCCAAAGCAGCATCAATTACTAAAAGCGGAACAGTTGTAGAACATTATGGAGATGTTTTATTTAAGCTTGATGAAGTTGATAAAGCTGTTGAGCAATGGAAAAAGGCAAAAGAAATGGGAGGAGATGATTTGAGCGATTCTCTTGATAAGAAAATTAAGAATAAAAAATATTACGAATAA
- a CDS encoding tetratricopeptide repeat protein, whose amino-acid sequence MIEITPFVFSFRTYNENKKRNFLIPQLGNVNEQGITLSNELISYHDINSTTFFEGYLVISFSKYPILGKEISSWYISKNNCIILKSEMIKDIKLAFDLFATRNAVTTRVCGHCENTIDWDNHLDSQYQYCDECHSISDKHGLLFSNGEQFDICPETGYYDRLGKRKKYEYFIFNKKLYFRTTKYFGGDNLGIEFFHKNILKNCMFLIGVPGTLIQFYKANQGHHPDFTELAEANFASRCGELKEAADLYTKMQMRLPYFPALHYNLAIAYLQSNNEEMARRYFQKSLEGCSNYEPTLKVLRYLTQKERGSN is encoded by the coding sequence ATGATTGAAATTACGCCATTTGTATTCTCTTTCAGAACATATAATGAAAATAAGAAGAGAAACTTCCTGATTCCACAACTTGGAAACGTTAATGAACAAGGAATAACTTTATCAAATGAGTTAATTTCTTATCATGATATTAACAGTACAACTTTTTTTGAGGGATATCTAGTTATATCATTTTCAAAATACCCTATCCTAGGGAAAGAAATTTCTTCATGGTATATTTCTAAAAATAATTGTATAATTCTCAAATCAGAAATGATTAAAGATATAAAATTAGCATTCGATCTATTTGCCACTAGAAATGCGGTAACAACTCGTGTCTGTGGTCATTGCGAAAATACTATTGATTGGGATAATCATTTAGATTCTCAATATCAATATTGTGATGAGTGCCATTCGATAAGTGACAAGCATGGTTTATTATTTTCGAATGGTGAACAGTTTGATATTTGTCCAGAAACTGGGTATTATGATCGTCTAGGTAAACGTAAAAAATATGAGTATTTTATTTTTAATAAAAAGCTATATTTCAGAACTACAAAATATTTTGGAGGGGACAATTTGGGCATTGAATTCTTTCATAAAAACATCTTGAAAAATTGTATGTTTTTAATTGGAGTCCCAGGTACATTAATTCAATTTTATAAAGCCAACCAAGGGCATCACCCTGATTTCACAGAATTGGCTGAGGCAAATTTTGCAAGTAGATGTGGTGAACTAAAAGAAGCTGCAGATTTATACACTAAAATGCAAATGAGGCTACCTTACTTCCCTGCATTACATTATAATTTGGCAATTGCATATTTGCAATCCAATAATGAAGAAATGGCTAGAAGGTATTTTCAAAAATCATTAGAAGGGTGCTCTAATTATGAACCTACCTTAAAAGTATTGAGATATTTAACACAAAAAGAAAGAGGAAGCAATTAA
- the ftsH gene encoding ATP-dependent zinc metalloprotease FtsH: MKNRAKFSIWYFLSILGGMLFLEVLFFSGPNVKELSYNAFKDSIDVNRVEQVVISDEKIYGKISKLVIDTTRVTSPEVQSDSTKASKNSLWKINPEGKAAPWRIDYEKRKEDLGRQFFVIKLEDPDLIRALQNKNIEYKGVIENDWLGNFFSNWLLPFGLLFVIWAFLMRKMGKGSGMGGGGNNYLNVGKSKAKIYAADAEHLYNFDDVAGCDEAKQELTEVVDFLKNSDKYTALGAKIPKGILLVGPPGTGKTLLAKAVAGEAGVHFYTLSGSDFVEMFVGVGAARVRDLFTQAKTKAPCIIFIDELDAIGKSRSSNGMSGNDERENTLNQLLVEMDGFAAESTVIVLGATNRPEILDKALLRPGRFDRQVQVDRPDLKGRLMILKVHGSKIKMSEDVDLKEIAAQTAGFVGADLANLCNEAALLAAREGKTEVHHINFLDAFERVVAGLEKKNAVINDTEKKTVAYHEAGHAIVGHFTKGADPVRKVSIVPRGSGALGYVLQAPTEDRFLMSKDELLGKIKGLLGGRAAEEIIFGDISTGASNDLEKVASIVSSMLTVYGMSETLPNLSLQKEGQSNYLGNGGGSIRRSEELEKQIDKESLEIIAKCYEETKQFLRDHHDQLEKLAQILLKKEILDEKDVIEILGPRTV, from the coding sequence ATGAAGAACAGAGCAAAATTTTCTATTTGGTATTTTCTAAGTATCCTAGGAGGAATGTTATTCCTAGAAGTTTTATTTTTTTCAGGCCCAAATGTAAAAGAATTATCATACAATGCTTTTAAAGATAGTATTGATGTAAATAGAGTTGAACAAGTCGTTATTTCAGATGAGAAAATCTATGGCAAAATTTCAAAATTAGTCATAGATACCACGAGAGTTACGTCTCCAGAAGTCCAAAGTGACTCCACGAAAGCATCTAAAAATTCACTTTGGAAAATTAATCCAGAAGGTAAAGCTGCACCTTGGAGAATTGATTATGAAAAAAGAAAAGAAGATTTAGGAAGACAGTTCTTTGTAATCAAATTAGAAGATCCTGATTTAATACGTGCTCTTCAAAATAAAAATATAGAATATAAAGGTGTAATTGAAAATGATTGGTTAGGTAACTTCTTTTCTAATTGGTTATTACCCTTTGGTTTGTTGTTTGTTATTTGGGCATTTTTAATGCGTAAAATGGGTAAAGGCTCCGGAATGGGAGGTGGTGGAAATAATTATCTAAATGTGGGTAAAAGTAAAGCCAAAATATATGCTGCGGATGCAGAACACTTATATAACTTCGATGATGTAGCAGGTTGCGATGAGGCAAAACAAGAACTTACTGAGGTGGTTGATTTCTTGAAAAATTCGGATAAATACACGGCTCTAGGAGCGAAAATACCTAAAGGGATTTTATTAGTAGGACCTCCTGGTACAGGAAAAACTTTACTTGCAAAAGCAGTAGCTGGCGAAGCTGGTGTTCATTTTTATACATTATCAGGTTCAGATTTTGTTGAAATGTTTGTAGGTGTAGGTGCAGCAAGAGTAAGAGACTTATTTACACAAGCTAAAACAAAAGCACCTTGTATTATTTTTATTGATGAACTCGATGCTATTGGTAAAAGCCGTTCCTCAAATGGAATGTCTGGCAACGATGAAAGAGAAAACACTTTAAATCAATTACTTGTAGAAATGGATGGTTTTGCTGCTGAATCTACAGTAATAGTATTAGGAGCTACAAACAGGCCTGAAATCTTAGATAAAGCATTATTAAGACCAGGTCGATTTGATAGACAAGTTCAAGTTGACAGACCTGATTTAAAAGGTAGATTGATGATTTTAAAAGTTCATGGATCGAAAATTAAAATGAGTGAAGATGTCGATTTAAAAGAGATCGCAGCACAGACTGCAGGTTTTGTAGGGGCAGATTTAGCTAACTTATGTAACGAGGCTGCATTATTAGCAGCTAGAGAAGGAAAAACAGAGGTACATCATATAAACTTTTTAGATGCATTCGAAAGAGTAGTTGCAGGCTTAGAAAAAAAGAACGCTGTAATTAACGATACTGAAAAGAAAACGGTAGCTTATCACGAAGCAGGTCATGCAATTGTAGGGCATTTTACAAAAGGAGCAGACCCTGTTCGAAAAGTATCTATTGTACCTAGAGGATCAGGAGCTTTAGGGTATGTTTTACAAGCTCCTACAGAAGACCGTTTTTTAATGTCTAAAGATGAATTGTTAGGAAAAATTAAAGGTCTTTTAGGAGGAAGAGCAGCAGAAGAAATTATCTTTGGAGATATTTCTACAGGAGCATCTAATGATTTGGAAAAAGTTGCCTCTATCGTAAGTTCAATGCTTACTGTGTATGGTATGAGTGAAACTCTTCCTAATTTATCACTTCAAAAAGAAGGACAAAGCAACTATCTTGGTAACGGAGGTGGAAGTATTAGAAGATCTGAAGAATTAGAAAAGCAAATTGACAAAGAATCTTTAGAGATTATTGCAAAGTGCTATGAAGAAACGAAGCAATTCTTAAGAGATCACCACGATCAATTAGAAAAACTTGCTCAAATTCTTTTGAAAAAGGAAATTTTAGACGAAAAAGATGTTATCGAGATTTTAGGACCTCGAACAGTTTAA
- the phhA gene encoding phenylalanine 4-monooxygenase: MYFVNNQGYEKYTEEDTQVWSILFNRQMKMLPSLAENDFLNGIKTIGFKEEVIPSFKEIDKVLKNETGWSIAPVTGLIPNKEFFELLKAKKFPSSSWFRKKSELDYLEEPDMFHDIFGHVPLLTNQDFCRYLEKMSIVALKYIDNEECIELISRLYWYTVEFGLIETGLGLRIYGAGILSSKGESEYSLFSEIPLREKFNLLAILKTPYIKDEFQKKYWIIKSYKELENSLTELDHFLELNQKGSLQL, from the coding sequence ATGTATTTTGTAAATAACCAAGGGTACGAAAAGTACACAGAAGAGGATACTCAAGTTTGGAGTATACTTTTTAATAGGCAGATGAAAATGCTCCCATCTCTTGCCGAAAATGATTTTTTAAATGGAATTAAAACAATAGGTTTTAAGGAAGAAGTAATACCTTCTTTTAAGGAAATCGACAAAGTTTTAAAAAATGAAACGGGTTGGAGTATTGCACCTGTAACGGGGCTAATACCTAATAAGGAATTTTTTGAACTTTTAAAGGCTAAGAAGTTCCCATCATCATCGTGGTTTCGAAAAAAGAGTGAGTTAGATTATCTAGAAGAACCAGATATGTTTCATGACATTTTTGGCCATGTTCCTTTGCTCACTAACCAAGATTTTTGTAGGTATTTAGAGAAAATGAGTATCGTTGCTTTAAAGTATATTGATAACGAAGAGTGTATTGAGTTAATAAGTAGATTGTACTGGTATACTGTAGAATTTGGTTTAATCGAAACAGGTTTGGGTTTAAGAATTTATGGTGCAGGAATCTTATCCTCAAAAGGCGAATCTGAGTATAGCTTATTTTCTGAAATTCCTTTAAGAGAAAAGTTTAATTTATTAGCTATTCTGAAAACACCCTATATAAAAGATGAATTCCAAAAGAAATATTGGATAATAAAAAGTTACAAAGAGCTGGAAAATAGTTTAACTGAATTGGATCATTTCTTAGAGTTAAATCAAAAAGGAAGTTTACAACTGTAG
- a CDS encoding redoxin domain-containing protein, which produces MLQNIELLTSKGEVFRFKEVIHQKLQITFLASCEAKLDVEHLKRLKLAYNTILEKHFYPIVIINCNDTLLQKNIKKLKLPFLVLSDPSARIAKRFNCFLKPIGIIQRSTIWFEENEKQIKKINYMSDVNQHITYLLQL; this is translated from the coding sequence ATGTTACAAAATATTGAGCTACTTACTTCTAAAGGTGAAGTTTTTAGGTTTAAAGAGGTTATCCATCAAAAGTTACAAATAACATTTTTAGCTTCTTGTGAAGCAAAATTAGATGTGGAGCATTTAAAGAGACTAAAATTAGCCTATAATACTATTTTAGAAAAGCACTTCTACCCTATTGTCATTATCAATTGTAATGATACTTTACTTCAGAAGAATATAAAAAAGTTAAAACTGCCATTTTTAGTTTTATCTGATCCTAGTGCGAGAATTGCAAAAAGGTTTAACTGCTTTTTAAAACCTATAGGCATTATACAACGCTCAACAATTTGGTTTGAAGAGAATGAAAAACAGATCAAAAAAATTAATTATATGTCAGATGTAAATCAACATATAACTTATTTGCTACAGTTGTAA